In one Gimesia sp. genomic region, the following are encoded:
- a CDS encoding DUF1549 and DUF1553 domain-containing protein — protein MSGEQVRNRAGFAWYGKLSASCLVVLAVLVVTSLPDSEAAPRRKPVRKKPAEKKEEPLPPRFMVKSKPVDPTKQATALRSAEEIDRLVEANYKKYNVKPNSMTDDAQFLRRIYLDITGTIPTYRETKYFLASRHPEKRQRLIDRLLDSDGYASHYYNYWADVLRYTDRLNNNVDGAPYRQWIKQSLAENKPWDKMVSEMITAEGLIWENPATGYMQRDSGMPLDNMNNTVRIFLGTRIGCAQCHDHPFDRWKQKEFYEMAAFTFGTSTRASGGDKRYYMDGDPNRRLRKEYQDLDQDEKERRRKQGRFNRMIRVNMMVVNDQANRKIRLPHDYAYSDAKPKSVVEPKTIFGEAVVVKPGETPREAFARWMVSKNNPRFAKTIANRLWKQSFGRGQIEPVDDMMDDTVAENPELMKHLEAEMKRLNFDMKEYLRILYNTKTYQRQASTEDVPLSEYYHFPGPVLRRMTAEQAWDSFLTLAVVKPEEYRELPAEMETEIISVDLNKASAREVLDADEQKREEIDRTRYKREKKYKYKGQLLARASELPSPVSPSHFLRTFGQSDRELISASSDSGSVPQVLFMFNGPVTHMMLEKGSTIYNNVIESKSLKEGIEVVFMTILNRYPDSDELKLAMEEIETNGAAGYGNVIWALVNTREFLFIQ, from the coding sequence ATGTCAGGAGAACAAGTCCGTAACCGCGCAGGTTTTGCGTGGTATGGTAAGCTGAGTGCAAGTTGTCTTGTGGTATTGGCAGTACTGGTCGTTACCAGCCTGCCCGATTCGGAAGCTGCCCCGCGTAGAAAGCCCGTCAGAAAGAAACCGGCAGAGAAAAAAGAAGAACCGCTGCCGCCGCGTTTCATGGTCAAGTCGAAACCCGTCGATCCCACAAAACAGGCGACAGCCCTGCGGTCTGCTGAGGAAATCGATCGCCTGGTTGAAGCCAACTATAAGAAATACAACGTCAAACCCAACTCCATGACTGACGACGCTCAGTTTCTGCGTCGCATCTATCTGGATATTACGGGCACCATTCCCACCTACCGGGAAACCAAGTACTTCCTCGCATCGCGCCATCCCGAGAAACGCCAGCGGCTCATCGACCGTCTACTGGACAGCGATGGCTACGCCAGTCACTACTACAATTACTGGGCTGACGTTCTGCGGTATACCGACCGTTTGAACAATAACGTTGACGGTGCTCCCTACCGGCAGTGGATCAAACAGTCTCTGGCCGAAAACAAGCCCTGGGACAAAATGGTTTCCGAAATGATCACCGCCGAAGGTTTGATCTGGGAAAACCCCGCCACCGGCTACATGCAGCGTGATTCCGGTATGCCCCTGGATAACATGAATAACACCGTTCGGATTTTCCTGGGAACCCGCATTGGTTGTGCTCAGTGCCACGATCACCCCTTCGATCGCTGGAAGCAGAAAGAATTTTACGAAATGGCCGCTTTCACCTTTGGAACGTCCACACGTGCCAGCGGCGGTGATAAACGCTACTACATGGATGGCGATCCCAATCGTCGTCTCCGTAAAGAATACCAGGACCTTGATCAGGATGAAAAAGAACGCCGCCGCAAACAGGGGCGATTCAACCGCATGATCCGGGTCAATATGATGGTCGTGAACGACCAGGCCAATCGCAAGATTCGTCTGCCACACGACTACGCCTACAGCGATGCCAAACCAAAATCGGTTGTTGAGCCGAAAACGATCTTCGGTGAAGCCGTTGTAGTGAAACCGGGAGAAACTCCCCGCGAAGCCTTCGCCCGCTGGATGGTTTCCAAGAACAATCCACGTTTTGCCAAGACCATTGCCAACCGGCTCTGGAAACAGTCCTTTGGACGCGGACAGATCGAACCCGTCGATGACATGATGGACGATACCGTCGCAGAGAACCCCGAACTGATGAAGCATCTCGAAGCTGAGATGAAACGACTCAACTTCGACATGAAAGAGTACCTGCGAATTCTGTACAATACGAAAACCTATCAGCGGCAGGCTTCCACGGAAGACGTACCGCTCAGCGAGTACTACCACTTCCCCGGCCCGGTACTGCGTCGGATGACTGCAGAGCAGGCTTGGGATTCCTTCCTGACCCTGGCTGTCGTTAAACCGGAAGAATACCGCGAACTGCCTGCGGAAATGGAAACGGAAATCATTTCTGTCGATCTGAACAAGGCTTCTGCCCGGGAAGTCCTCGACGCAGATGAACAGAAACGGGAAGAGATTGACCGCACCCGTTACAAACGGGAAAAGAAGTACAAGTACAAAGGTCAGTTGCTGGCACGGGCCTCGGAACTGCCGTCTCCCGTTTCTCCCAGCCACTTCCTGCGTACGTTCGGCCAGTCGGATCGCGAACTGATTTCAGCCTCCTCCGATAGCGGTTCTGTACCACAGGTCCTGTTCATGTTCAACGGTCCGGTGACCCACATGATGCTCGAAAAAGGCTCTACGATTTACAACAACGTGATTGAGTCGAAATCGCTCAAGGAAGGGATCGAAGTGGTCTTCATGACGATTCTGAATCGTTACCCCGACAGCGATGAACTCAAACTCGCGATGGAGGAAATCGAGACCAACGGTGCCGCCGGTTACGGAAACGTGATCTGGGCACTCGTGAATACCCGCGAGTTCCTGTTCATTCAGTAA
- a CDS encoding sulfatase produces MLQTLVCLCLFLSVSQRTLCAADVPQHPNIVVVLVDDLRWDELGCMGHPFVRTPHIDRIAREGARFRNAFCSTPLCSPVRACLLTGRYTHNHGILDNINRSEHSHTLKTFPQTLQKAGYQTAYVGKWHMGNDDTARPGFDYWVSMKGQGTSFDPILNINGERKQFDGHTTDVLNQKANEFLEQNQDKPFCLYIAQKALHPELTQRDDGSITDPSAAKFMPAKRHENLYSDAAIPRRLNVLDDLEGKTALQRKISGLPPLSQKTGTSDDVIRDRLRMLAGIDEGVGMLLDLLEKQGRLDQTVFVFTSDHGYWYGEHGLSVERRLPYEEGIRVPLLVRFPPLIKAGTLVDEFAVSVDLAPTMVDLAHVKSDQKYDGRSLVPLLKGEHPTDWRKSILVEYNSDTVFPRLDRMGYKAVRTPHWKLIQFNELEGMDELYDVQNDPYEFKNVIDQPENENVVKQLQAELKRLMQ; encoded by the coding sequence GTGTTACAGACCCTGGTCTGTCTGTGCCTTTTTCTATCAGTTTCCCAGCGTACGCTCTGTGCGGCCGATGTCCCTCAACACCCGAATATTGTTGTCGTACTGGTGGACGATCTGCGGTGGGACGAACTGGGATGTATGGGGCATCCGTTTGTCAGAACACCTCACATTGACCGAATCGCCCGGGAAGGGGCCCGCTTTCGCAACGCATTCTGTTCGACGCCCCTTTGTTCGCCGGTCCGAGCCTGCCTGTTAACGGGGCGGTATACTCACAATCATGGCATTCTGGATAATATCAATCGGAGCGAACACAGCCATACGCTCAAAACGTTTCCCCAGACACTGCAGAAGGCGGGTTACCAGACAGCCTATGTGGGCAAGTGGCACATGGGGAATGACGACACGGCCCGCCCCGGCTTTGATTACTGGGTAAGCATGAAAGGGCAGGGGACATCATTCGACCCGATTTTGAATATCAATGGAGAGCGGAAACAGTTTGACGGACACACAACGGATGTACTGAATCAGAAGGCGAATGAATTTCTGGAGCAGAATCAGGACAAGCCATTCTGTCTGTACATCGCCCAGAAAGCACTTCATCCCGAGCTGACACAGCGGGACGATGGAAGTATTACCGATCCCTCCGCGGCGAAGTTCATGCCGGCGAAGCGACACGAAAACCTTTACAGCGATGCCGCGATTCCCCGTCGTTTAAATGTGCTGGACGACCTGGAAGGAAAGACGGCGTTACAGAGAAAGATTTCCGGTTTGCCCCCTCTCAGTCAGAAGACGGGGACCAGTGATGATGTCATCCGGGATCGTCTGCGGATGCTGGCCGGCATCGATGAGGGGGTGGGCATGTTGCTGGATCTGCTGGAGAAACAGGGACGCCTGGATCAGACCGTGTTTGTCTTCACCAGTGATCATGGTTACTGGTATGGAGAGCATGGTTTGAGTGTGGAGCGGCGGCTGCCTTACGAAGAAGGAATCCGCGTGCCACTGCTGGTCCGGTTTCCTCCCCTGATCAAAGCCGGAACACTGGTAGATGAGTTTGCTGTGAGTGTTGACCTGGCTCCCACGATGGTAGATCTGGCTCACGTAAAGTCAGATCAAAAATATGATGGACGCAGTCTGGTACCTCTGCTCAAGGGAGAGCACCCAACTGACTGGCGCAAATCCATTCTGGTCGAGTACAACAGCGATACGGTCTTTCCCCGACTGGACCGCATGGGGTACAAGGCAGTACGCACCCCTCACTGGAAGTTGATTCAGTTCAATGAGCTGGAAGGGATGGACGAACTGTATGATGTGCAGAACGATCCCTACGAGTTCAAAAATGTGATCGATCAGCCGGAAAACGAAAATGTGGTCAAGCAACTGCAGGCAGAGCTGAAACGTCTGATGCAGTAG
- a CDS encoding PVC-type heme-binding CxxCH protein — translation MPSLRVSPHLSRNFSLILFLCVLVGFVSSLTLTANSADKSASPKKVDYAAEMKRIPPRAPKDALKSFKIHPDFKIELVAAEPLLRDPVAMCFDARGRAYVVEMPEYNDAHKEGYSSVKLLEDTDGDGVFDKSSPFLTDVTLPTAVFCYQGGVFVGAPPYVYYCKDTNGDGKADVREVVMEGFGRDKGDEGMINSFRWGMDNRIYFSTGIDGGMVTVAAEGPEKQFNTKGRGVILDPATRKIELTTGGGQHGMSLGIWNRAFVCANSVPMQVLMYDDRYIARNPYLAPPPAPVNIAPGGKFTKLMRISQIEPWRILRTRLRAASERGDSEGGKPSGFFTAATGITAYRGDAWPLEYQGNLFVGEPANNLVYRAAPKPDGLSLVAPRADQDAEFLASTDVWFRPVQFENGPDGALYVLDMYRELIEGAPFIPEEILKHIDPIGGQDKGRIYRIVPKNFQRPALSDLTKLSSKELVALLDSDNGWTRDTAQRLIYERQDTSVVPDLKQLAAASRKPVTRATALWSLQGLKSLDAKTLLQRMHDNDPQVSIQCLRIAEQLAEDHLIQQAMVSLAGHVSLDVRYQAAFSLGAIHTRARNQALAGLLAREIDNKWMRMAVHSSLNRGAGEVFSILAKSSVTLNNKNGQAFLNDLATQIGAQSDVENVKLLMGALESLPQSQQKLAQQSFRNLLSRASASTKQVLANSKSEYTAQLLSGMMKSTIEQATNSKLPVKTRVEAIPTLSIGSPDETLPVFEELLSVQQPLPIRQKAITTLGLVNDERVPELLVEAWPGLSPQLRMSAVETLFSRQPWQVALLDAVKAGDINSGDISPERVQLLKSSQDKAIKKRATDLFQNQRLTGRSDVIKQYQSSLKLKGDPANGKLVFKKNCAACHRLENVGVQLGADLKAIKDRGTEAVLLNILDPNREVKPQYVTYLLVTTQGRTITGLIKAENANSITIARADGTSDTVLRIDIDELISSKLSFMPEGLEKQIDQQQMADLLAYLNSIR, via the coding sequence ATGCCCTCCCTCCGCGTCTCTCCCCATCTTTCTCGGAACTTCTCGCTGATTTTGTTCCTGTGTGTGCTTGTTGGGTTTGTCAGCAGTCTGACTCTAACTGCAAATTCGGCAGATAAAAGTGCTTCCCCCAAGAAGGTCGACTACGCGGCAGAGATGAAACGGATTCCTCCGCGGGCTCCAAAGGATGCGTTGAAGTCATTTAAGATTCATCCTGATTTCAAAATCGAACTGGTGGCCGCTGAGCCATTGCTGCGTGATCCGGTTGCCATGTGTTTTGATGCCCGGGGAAGGGCATACGTGGTGGAAATGCCCGAATACAACGACGCTCACAAGGAAGGTTACAGCTCTGTCAAACTGCTGGAAGATACGGACGGTGATGGCGTCTTCGATAAAAGTTCTCCGTTTCTGACAGATGTCACTTTGCCGACCGCAGTCTTCTGTTACCAGGGGGGCGTATTTGTCGGCGCACCACCTTATGTCTATTACTGCAAAGATACGAATGGCGACGGGAAGGCTGACGTGCGGGAAGTCGTCATGGAAGGCTTTGGGCGGGACAAAGGGGATGAGGGGATGATCAACTCCTTCCGCTGGGGAATGGATAACCGTATTTACTTCTCAACGGGCATCGATGGCGGAATGGTTACCGTGGCTGCGGAAGGACCAGAGAAACAATTTAATACCAAGGGACGGGGCGTGATCCTCGATCCTGCAACGCGTAAGATTGAACTCACAACAGGCGGCGGACAGCATGGGATGAGCCTGGGAATCTGGAACCGGGCCTTTGTCTGTGCCAACAGTGTGCCGATGCAGGTGCTGATGTACGATGACCGCTATATCGCCCGCAACCCCTACCTGGCACCACCGCCGGCTCCGGTGAATATTGCTCCCGGCGGAAAGTTCACCAAGCTGATGCGCATCAGTCAGATCGAGCCCTGGCGAATTTTGCGGACCCGTCTCCGGGCAGCCAGCGAGCGCGGGGATTCTGAAGGCGGAAAGCCCTCGGGCTTTTTCACTGCAGCGACCGGGATTACCGCCTATCGGGGCGATGCCTGGCCCTTAGAGTATCAGGGAAATTTGTTTGTCGGTGAACCCGCTAATAATCTTGTCTATCGAGCTGCGCCCAAACCCGATGGTTTGTCGCTGGTGGCTCCGCGTGCCGACCAGGATGCTGAATTTCTGGCCTCTACCGATGTCTGGTTTCGACCGGTGCAGTTTGAAAATGGCCCGGATGGTGCCTTGTACGTATTGGACATGTATCGTGAGCTGATCGAAGGGGCTCCCTTCATTCCGGAAGAGATACTTAAGCACATCGATCCCATCGGCGGGCAGGACAAGGGACGCATCTATCGGATCGTGCCTAAGAACTTTCAGCGCCCCGCTCTATCTGATTTGACGAAACTGTCATCAAAGGAACTCGTGGCACTGCTCGACAGCGATAACGGCTGGACGCGCGATACCGCACAGCGGCTGATCTACGAGCGTCAGGACACGTCGGTTGTTCCTGATCTGAAACAACTGGCGGCAGCTTCCAGGAAGCCGGTAACCCGCGCGACTGCACTCTGGTCATTACAGGGCTTAAAGTCTCTCGATGCGAAAACTTTATTGCAGAGGATGCATGATAATGATCCCCAGGTGAGCATTCAGTGCCTGCGGATCGCGGAACAGCTTGCTGAGGATCACTTGATTCAACAGGCTATGGTTTCCCTGGCTGGTCATGTCTCACTGGATGTGCGCTACCAGGCTGCATTCTCGCTTGGAGCCATCCACACCAGAGCCCGCAATCAGGCGTTGGCGGGTCTGCTTGCTCGTGAAATTGATAACAAGTGGATGCGGATGGCTGTGCATAGTTCGCTGAACCGAGGGGCTGGAGAAGTATTTTCAATACTGGCGAAGAGCTCTGTCACGCTCAATAATAAAAACGGTCAGGCATTTCTTAATGATCTGGCTACCCAGATCGGTGCCCAGTCTGACGTGGAGAACGTTAAGCTGTTGATGGGGGCTCTGGAAAGCTTGCCCCAGTCCCAGCAGAAGTTGGCACAGCAGTCATTTCGTAATCTGCTTTCCCGGGCATCCGCATCAACAAAACAGGTGCTGGCAAACTCGAAAAGCGAATATACGGCTCAACTGTTATCGGGGATGATGAAGTCGACCATTGAGCAGGCGACCAACTCGAAACTGCCTGTAAAGACCCGCGTTGAGGCCATTCCCACTTTGAGTATTGGAAGCCCTGATGAAACCTTACCGGTTTTCGAGGAGCTGCTGTCAGTCCAGCAGCCGCTCCCGATTCGCCAGAAAGCAATCACCACGTTAGGGCTGGTGAATGATGAGCGGGTGCCGGAACTGCTGGTAGAAGCCTGGCCTGGTCTGAGCCCGCAATTACGCATGAGTGCAGTCGAAACACTGTTCTCCCGCCAGCCGTGGCAGGTCGCCTTACTGGATGCGGTCAAAGCAGGTGATATCAACTCCGGTGATATCAGTCCCGAACGCGTTCAACTCCTGAAAAGCAGTCAGGACAAAGCGATCAAAAAACGGGCGACCGACCTCTTTCAGAATCAGCGACTGACGGGTCGCTCGGATGTGATCAAGCAGTATCAGTCTTCGCTGAAACTTAAAGGTGATCCCGCCAACGGTAAGCTGGTCTTCAAGAAAAACTGTGCTGCCTGTCATCGTCTGGAGAATGTAGGCGTGCAACTGGGGGCAGACCTCAAGGCGATCAAGGACCGCGGGACCGAAGCCGTACTGCTGAATATTCTAGATCCCAACCGTGAAGTAAAGCCACAATATGTGACTTACCTGCTGGTTACCACTCAGGGGCGGACCATTACTGGTCTGATCAAGGCAGAGAATGCAAACAGCATTACGATCGCCCGGGCAGATGGTACCAGCGATACTGTTCTGCGGATCGACATCGATGAACTGATCAGCTCGAAGCTCTCGTTCATGCCTGAAGGCCTGGAAAAGCAGATCGATCAACAGCAGATGGCAGACCTGCTGGCGTACCTGAATTCGATCAGGTAA
- a CDS encoding fasciclin domain-containing protein: MNLFVKQCAALATAFTVMISANFTHAAENKNIVETAVEAGSFKTLATALTEADLVKALEGKGPFTVFAPTDEAFSKLPPGTVETLLKPENKSKLVDILTYHVVSGEVPAAKVVKLTGAETLNGQRVDIMTKDGSVMVDGATVIKADIKCSNGIIHVIDQVILPADKNLVETASAAGKFNTLLTAATKAGLAGVLAEKGPFTVFAPTDEAFAKLPEGTIESLLKPENKKKLADILKYHVIAGRVYSDKALTAGEAKTLQGQKVKISASSGVAKVNQAKILKTDIDASNGVIHVIDAVILPPEGKKVTAREACHQIRETVAQGAHLYNCGHYQQSAKLYRKTMQSMLQDVDGMPSDVSHQMHQALTSSKSMHCASQQAWTLRNALDHAYARMSAL, from the coding sequence ATGAATCTCTTCGTTAAGCAGTGCGCGGCGCTGGCCACCGCCTTCACTGTCATGATTTCGGCCAATTTCACGCACGCCGCTGAAAACAAAAACATCGTTGAAACCGCTGTCGAAGCCGGTTCATTCAAGACGCTGGCGACGGCCCTTACTGAAGCAGATCTCGTAAAAGCACTTGAAGGTAAGGGGCCATTTACCGTCTTCGCTCCGACTGATGAAGCTTTCAGCAAGCTGCCACCGGGAACGGTAGAAACTCTCCTCAAGCCGGAAAATAAATCCAAGCTTGTTGACATTCTGACCTACCATGTTGTCTCGGGTGAAGTGCCTGCAGCCAAGGTTGTGAAGTTAACCGGAGCTGAAACTTTAAATGGTCAGCGAGTCGACATCATGACTAAAGATGGTTCAGTCATGGTCGACGGGGCAACTGTCATCAAGGCTGATATCAAATGTTCCAATGGGATCATCCATGTGATCGATCAGGTAATCTTGCCCGCAGACAAGAATCTCGTGGAGACTGCTTCGGCCGCTGGTAAGTTTAACACACTGCTGACAGCTGCTACCAAAGCTGGTTTGGCAGGGGTTTTGGCAGAGAAAGGGCCTTTCACAGTGTTTGCTCCAACAGATGAGGCATTCGCTAAACTTCCGGAAGGCACGATTGAATCATTATTGAAGCCGGAAAATAAGAAGAAACTGGCTGATATTCTCAAATACCACGTCATTGCTGGTCGTGTGTATTCAGACAAAGCCCTGACCGCAGGCGAAGCGAAAACGCTGCAGGGGCAGAAGGTGAAGATTAGTGCCAGTAGTGGTGTCGCGAAAGTGAATCAGGCTAAAATCCTCAAGACAGATATCGATGCCTCTAACGGTGTGATTCATGTGATTGACGCTGTGATTCTGCCGCCAGAAGGTAAGAAAGTGACAGCTCGTGAAGCTTGTCACCAGATTCGCGAGACCGTTGCTCAGGGGGCTCACTTATACAACTGCGGTCACTACCAGCAGTCAGCGAAACTGTATCGGAAGACAATGCAGTCGATGTTGCAGGATGTGGATGGAATGCCGTCTGATGTCAGTCATCAGATGCACCAGGCGTTAACCTCCTCCAAAAGCATGCATTGTGCTTCGCAGCAGGCCTGGACTCTGCGAAATGCTTTAGACCATGCCTACGCACGGATGTCTGCACTGTAA
- a CDS encoding GntR family transcriptional regulator, producing MSQVELTSNPSASIADQLRMEIITGRIEEGAALREVSLAERFEVSRAPIREALKQLAHEGMVESKPNCGMRVAPSSSKSMQELVIPLRQTVETFALRSIFDDLKNEDFAEWEALLTEMKAACENQDFLQLTELDIKFHQSIVARSPEQGLMTIWLTLVSRLRRHFLEGFQKPNDPMKVYYEHLAIVSMFRSGKLEPSIQALISNID from the coding sequence ATGAGCCAGGTAGAACTGACATCGAACCCGTCAGCCAGCATCGCTGATCAACTGCGAATGGAAATCATTACCGGACGCATCGAAGAGGGCGCCGCCTTACGTGAAGTGAGTCTGGCAGAGCGTTTCGAGGTGAGTCGGGCTCCGATTCGCGAGGCCCTGAAGCAGTTGGCTCATGAAGGCATGGTGGAGTCCAAACCCAACTGTGGAATGCGGGTGGCACCTTCCTCATCCAAATCCATGCAGGAACTTGTGATTCCACTCAGACAGACCGTGGAAACCTTCGCTCTCCGATCCATCTTTGATGATCTGAAAAACGAAGATTTTGCGGAGTGGGAAGCCCTGCTCACTGAGATGAAAGCCGCTTGTGAAAACCAGGACTTCCTGCAACTGACCGAACTGGACATCAAATTCCATCAGTCGATTGTCGCCCGCTCCCCGGAACAGGGTCTGATGACCATCTGGCTGACGCTCGTCTCCCGCTTGCGGCGGCATTTTCTGGAAGGCTTTCAGAAGCCGAATGACCCCATGAAGGTCTATTATGAACACCTGGCGATTGTCTCCATGTTTCGTTCCGGCAAACTGGAACCATCCATTCAGGCGCTGATTTCAAATATCGACTGA